The nucleotide window GCTTTTCAGTTGTTTGAAGGTTTCCTCCAGCTGGCTCTTATTCTTCACTTCCAAGTTGATGTTTCCTGTAAAGATCCCATCGTTAGACGAGATGCTCATACTTTTCATATCCATATTCATAGAACCACTGATGACCGCTGTAATGTCATTGATCATTCCAATTCTATCCAAGCCTTCTATCTCAATCTTAATTCTGTTTTTGAAACTTTCTGCATTTACCCATTTAGCCTGCAAAACCCGGTAGTCATAATTGGCTCTCAGATTGATAGCATTCGGACAACTCTCACTGTGTATTTTAATTCCGTCCGAAATAGTGATGAATCCAAAAATCTTGTCCCCAGGAATCACTGTACAGCATTTTGCAAAAGAATAGTTTAGTTTTTCTTCATCTTTTCCAAAGACAATCATATCAAGATTGGAATCCACTTTTTCTACAAACTCCTCTTTGTTAGAAGTCTTTCTAAAGCGTTGAAATAGGTTGCTCAATATGCTTTTTCCGTCTGCGTACCGTTTGATATCTCCAATGTCAAAAGTGCCATTTTGGAAACCAAGGAAAAGATCTTGTGACGTTTTCAGGTTAAGGGATTTTTGCAGACCATTAATTTCTTCATCAGAGAAATTCAGTTTTGCATGGCGCATTTTTCTTTGTAGGATTTCCTTTCCTTCTGATGTATTCAGGTTTTTTTCAGAATTAAGAATATTTTTGATCTTGGATTTGGCTTTGGAAGTCACTACAAAATCCAGCCAATCCGGTTTTGGTTTTTGATTCTGAGAAGACAGAATATCAATCTGGTCACCGTTTTGAAGTACGTAACTAATAGGAACCAGTTTTCCATTGATTTTTGCACCAAGACATTTGGTTCCCAAGTCAGAGTGTACAGAAAATGCAAAGTCCAATGCTGTTGCCCCAGTTGGAAGAATCTTGATTTCTCCTTTTGGTGTGAAAACGAAAACTTCCTTGGAGTATAGATTAAGTTTAATATTATCAAGAAGTTCTGATGTAGAAAGGTTTTGCTGTTGTTCCAAAACATCACGAATCTCCGCAACCCAGTTTTCAAACCGTTGATCGTCGGTGTTTTTTCGGTAGCCTTCTTTGTATTTGTAGTGTGCTGCAACTCCTTTTTCAGCAATCTCATTCATTCTTTCTGAACGGATTTGTACTTCGATCCATTTTTTGTCCGGCCCCATCACAGTAAGGTGGAGACTTTCGTAGCCTGTGGATCTTGGCTGCGAGATCCAGTCACGCATTCGGGAAGGATTGCTTTGATAAAGATCTGTCACGATAGAATATATTTTCCAGGCCAGGAATTTCTCATTCCTAGGATCGGATTTGTAAATAATTCTGATCGCATAATTATCATATACTTCTTCGAAAGTCACATTTTGCTTCTGCATCTTACGATAGATAGAGCTGATAGCTTTCGCACGACCTTTGATTGTGAAGTTTAGGTTTTCCTCCTGCAGCTGCTCAGAAACTTCCTTGGTAAATTCCTCAACATATTTTTCACGACCTTCCTTCGCTGTCTCCAACTTGCTTAGGATCTCATTGTAAACTTCCGGATTATTGTATTTGAGAGAAAGATCTTCCAACTCAGATTTGATGGAGTAAAGTCCGAATCTATGGGCCAGCGGTGCGTAGATATAAGCGGTTTCCGATGCAATTTTTTTCTGCTTGATGGGATGCATACTGTCTAGCGTCCTCATATTGTGCAGTCGGTCTGCAATCTTTATAAGGATGACCCGAAAATCTTCGGAAAGTGTGAGAAGTAGCTTCCTGTAATTTTCAGATTGTACAGAAATATTTTGCTGATTCATCACAGAGATTTTGGTCAGTCCACTCACAATGTCAGCAATGGTTTTCCCAAAAATTTTACTTAAGTCCTCGTACGTGTATTCAGAATCCTCTATGACGTCGTGCAGTAGTGCACAAGCGATACTTGTTGCACCTAAGCCGACTTCGTTGGCGACAATCTTTGCAACCTCTATCGGATGATAGATGTATGGTTCTCCGGTTTTTCTGCGCTGATCTTTGTGCGCATCCAAAGCAATGTCAAAGGCTTTTCGGATCAGCTTGTTTTGTTCCTCATCCAAAGTACGGTATGTATTGGTAATGAGGTCTTTGTATCGGGCAAGGATTTCCTTGTTTTCTTTCTCTAAATCGTAGATCATCGGCTTATGTTATCTCTTAACGAATATAAGAAAAATTGAGGCCATTGTCAAGAGTTATTTTGCACGGTCAGAATAAATTTTCGCGTTTTTTTTAGTTGTAATAATTTTTTTTCTAAACATTCGAATTTTAAAATTTGATTAATTTAAATTAAAACCCCTTTTTATTTTAGTTATTGTATATAAAATTTATAAAAAATCACAATATTACCCCTTTAAATTTATATATTAGTTCTTGAAATTATAAAAACTAATATATGGCTGAAGGTTTACTCAATCATTATCAAACTTTGGAAAGTGTTTTTGATGAGATGATGTCTGATCAATTTGTAAGGAGTCATTATCAAGAATTCATTAGTTCTTTTGAAAAAATGGACATTTCTGAAATGGATCAGAAAACTGAGCTTGCCAAAAAGCTTTTTATGACGCAAGGTATCACTTTCACTGTTTATAACGACGGCGAAGGCATCGAGAAAATATTTCCTTTTGATATTGTTCCAAGGATCATCCAATCCGCAGAGTGGGGTTTTATAGAAAAAGGGATCAAGCAACGTTTGAAAGCTTTGAATATATTCCTGAAGGACGTTTATCATCAGCAATTCATTTTGAAAGATGAGATCATTCCTTCTTCTTTGATATATAGCTGTCCGAATTTTCTTCGGGAAATGATCAATGTGGATGTTCCTTTTGATATCTACACGCACATCAGCGGAATCGATCTTATCAGAGACCACGACGGGAGTTATTATGTTTTGGAAGACAATCTCAGAACGCCTTCGGGAGTAAGTTATATGCTTGAGAACCGTAAAATGAGTTACCGCCTTTTTCCTAATATTTTGCCGAACATCAAAGTAAAACAAGTCAATAATTATCCAGATCTACTAATTAAAAATCTACTCTCGCTCGGAAGGCAAATCAGTTCAAAGCCAAATGTGGTCCTTCTCACACCTGGGATTTACAATTCCGCCTATTTTGAACATACCACTTTAGCGAGATTAATGGGAATTGAGTTGGTAGAAGGTCGCGATCTTGTGATTCAAAATCATATGGTCTATATGAAAACGACAAAAGGTCTTAAAAAAGTGGATGTGATCTATCGCCGGGTTGATGATGAATTTTTGGATCCACTGGTCTTTCAGAAAACGAGTGTTTTGGGTGTTCCAGGATTGTATCATTCTTACAGAAAAGGAAATGTGATCATCGTGAATGCAATGGGAAATGGTGTGGCAGACGATAAAGCCATTTATTCTTACGTTCCCGATATGATCCGGTATTATCTCGGCGAAGAACCGTTATTGAAAAGCGTTCCAACCTACCGAATGGAAAATATGGACGAACGGAAATTCGCAATCGAGAATATGGATAAAATGGTCATCAAGAAAACCGACGAAAGTGGCGGTTACGGAATGTTAATCGGCGACGTAGCAACTGATGAAGAGATTGCAGAATTCACCAAGCAGATCAACCTTAATCCAAGAAATTATATCGCCCAACCAATTATCAAATTATCAACTTCTCCCTGTTATATTAATGGTGTTTTGCAACCAAGACGCGTCGATCTGCGTCCATTTGCTTTATACGGTCCAGACGGAATCGATATCGTTCCAGGCGGATTGACAAGAGTGGCGATGAAGGAAGGTTCCATCGTGGTGAATTCCTCACAAGGCGGCGGAAGCAAAGATACTTGGGTCGTGGACTAATTATAAATGATTAATGACCAATTATAAATGATGAAAAATCTAAAAACCAAAAACCATCACCAAACACCAGGACAAAATGTTAAGTAGAGTTGCAGAGAATATCTTTTGGATGAGCCGTTACATGGAGCGCTCCAATTTCCAGATCAAGGTTTTCCATACCCGGTACATTGCCTATCAGGATGGCGCTTCCACAGAAAGTTGGGAGAATTTTTGTGATGAATATCAGATCAAAGTCGATGATGGCGATTACAGTTTTGGAAACCTTTTGTCCAAAGCACTTTTCGATATCGAGAACGATTCTTCTATCGCAAATAATATCTTCCGGGCAAGGGAAAATTGCAGAAGTGCGCAGGATCATATCAACAAAGATGTGTGGCAATGTCTCAACGATTTTCATCATCAAATGAAAGATCAAAGTCTGATCCGTCAGGCAAAATACGGCGATCCGATAAGCGTTTTCGATGCTTTGGTAAAGCAGGCGATGGTCTATTATGGTGTCATTGATAATTCTGTGGCAAGAGATTTTGGCTATTGTTTTATCGAGTTGGGAAAATACGTGGAAAGGATTCTGAATGGCATCAATCTCATCAGGAAACAATGGCTTTTGTACGGCGAGGATCTTTTGGATAATGATTATTCCAGCTGGCGGTATTTTCTG belongs to Chryseobacterium sp. KACC 21268 and includes:
- a CDS encoding alpha-E domain-containing protein; translated protein: MLSRVAENIFWMSRYMERSNFQIKVFHTRYIAYQDGASTESWENFCDEYQIKVDDGDYSFGNLLSKALFDIENDSSIANNIFRARENCRSAQDHINKDVWQCLNDFHHQMKDQSLIRQAKYGDPISVFDALVKQAMVYYGVIDNSVARDFGYCFIELGKYVERILNGINLIRKQWLLYGEDLLDNDYSSWRYFLSSVSGYDFYLRNNLGTMEKERIFYQIIYEPLFPNSIAYCLQEIEKFAKHLQANSNAEEKDESVEFFIGKCIANVQFTRHPRTRDEKMQFLAKIESDVYEVVNVFNQSFFGLVLKI
- a CDS encoding RelA/SpoT family protein — its product is MIYDLEKENKEILARYKDLITNTYRTLDEEQNKLIRKAFDIALDAHKDQRRKTGEPYIYHPIEVAKIVANEVGLGATSIACALLHDVIEDSEYTYEDLSKIFGKTIADIVSGLTKISVMNQQNISVQSENYRKLLLTLSEDFRVILIKIADRLHNMRTLDSMHPIKQKKIASETAYIYAPLAHRFGLYSIKSELEDLSLKYNNPEVYNEILSKLETAKEGREKYVEEFTKEVSEQLQEENLNFTIKGRAKAISSIYRKMQKQNVTFEEVYDNYAIRIIYKSDPRNEKFLAWKIYSIVTDLYQSNPSRMRDWISQPRSTGYESLHLTVMGPDKKWIEVQIRSERMNEIAEKGVAAHYKYKEGYRKNTDDQRFENWVAEIRDVLEQQQNLSTSELLDNIKLNLYSKEVFVFTPKGEIKILPTGATALDFAFSVHSDLGTKCLGAKINGKLVPISYVLQNGDQIDILSSQNQKPKPDWLDFVVTSKAKSKIKNILNSEKNLNTSEGKEILQRKMRHAKLNFSDEEINGLQKSLNLKTSQDLFLGFQNGTFDIGDIKRYADGKSILSNLFQRFRKTSNKEEFVEKVDSNLDMIVFGKDEEKLNYSFAKCCTVIPGDKIFGFITISDGIKIHSESCPNAINLRANYDYRVLQAKWVNAESFKNRIKIEIEGLDRIGMINDITAVISGSMNMDMKSMSISSNDGIFTGNINLEVKNKSQLEETFKQLKSINGVSKVKRT
- a CDS encoding circularly permuted type 2 ATP-grasp protein, with product MAEGLLNHYQTLESVFDEMMSDQFVRSHYQEFISSFEKMDISEMDQKTELAKKLFMTQGITFTVYNDGEGIEKIFPFDIVPRIIQSAEWGFIEKGIKQRLKALNIFLKDVYHQQFILKDEIIPSSLIYSCPNFLREMINVDVPFDIYTHISGIDLIRDHDGSYYVLEDNLRTPSGVSYMLENRKMSYRLFPNILPNIKVKQVNNYPDLLIKNLLSLGRQISSKPNVVLLTPGIYNSAYFEHTTLARLMGIELVEGRDLVIQNHMVYMKTTKGLKKVDVIYRRVDDEFLDPLVFQKTSVLGVPGLYHSYRKGNVIIVNAMGNGVADDKAIYSYVPDMIRYYLGEEPLLKSVPTYRMENMDERKFAIENMDKMVIKKTDESGGYGMLIGDVATDEEIAEFTKQINLNPRNYIAQPIIKLSTSPCYINGVLQPRRVDLRPFALYGPDGIDIVPGGLTRVAMKEGSIVVNSSQGGGSKDTWVVD